The Helianthus annuus cultivar XRQ/B chromosome 16, HanXRQr2.0-SUNRISE, whole genome shotgun sequence genome includes a window with the following:
- the LOC110916392 gene encoding cytochrome P450 77A3, protein MELFDIVLATITCLLCCLWWKKHSKASCSNKNLPPGPPGWPIVGNLVQVILQNRPFMYVVRDLRAKYGPIFTMKMGQRTLVIVTSSDLIHEALVQKGPVFASRPPDSPIRLLFSVGKCAINSAQYGPLWRTLRRNFVTELINPTRIRECSWIRKWAFEEHLKMLELENSQRGFVEVMSNCRLTICSILICLCFGARISKEKIKNIESILKDVMMITMPKLPDFMPVLLPLFRRQLVAAKELRKRQMECLVPLIRARRAFCESREENLKNPSGNELKPDGLEMVSPVGAAYIDSLFNLQPADRGRLGEEELVTLVSEVINAGTDTSATTVEWALLHLVMNQDIQEKLYKEIVEKVGVHGVVQESDVESMVYLSAVVKETFRRHPPSHFVLSHAATKPTELGGYTIPPDVNVEFYTAWLTEDPEAWESPDLFQPERFLDGGEGADVDVTGMRGVKMLPFGTGRRICPAWSLGTLHVHMLLARMVHAFKWVPVAGNPPDPTETFAFTVVMKNPLKATILPRDKS, encoded by the coding sequence ATGGAACTCTTTGACATTGTGTTAGCCACCATAACATGTCTCCTTTGTTGTTTATGGTGGAAAAAACATTCCAAGGCTTCTTGTAGCAACAAAAACCTCCCACCCGGGCCACCTGGGTGGCCGATTGTTGGCAACCTTGTTCAGGTCATCCTCCAGAACCGCCCGTTCATGTACGTGGTGCGGGACTTGCGTGCCAAGTACGGTCCCATCTTCACCATGAAGATGGGACAACGTACCTTGGTCATTGTTACAAGTTCCGACCTCATACATGAAGCGCTTGTTCAAAAGGGTCCGGTGTTCGCTAGTCGACCACCGGATTCCCCTATCCGACTGCTGTTTAGCGTCGGGAAATGCGCGATTAATTCTGCGCAGTACGGTCCGCTTTGGCGGACCCTGCGGAGAAATTTTGTTACTGAGTTGATAAACCCCACCCGGATCCGAGAGTGTAGTTGGATCCGGAAATGGGCGTTTGAAGAGCATTTAAAAATGTTGGAATTGGAAAATTCACAACGTGGGTTTGTGGAGGTGATGAGTAATTGTAGGCTTACAATTTGTAGCATTTTGATATGTCTGTGTTTTGGTGCAAGAATTTCTAAGGAAAAGATTAAAAACATAGAGAGTATACTCAAAGATGTGATGATGATCACCATGCCAAAGCTCCCGGATTTCATGCCGGTCCTCCTCCCCCTCTTTCGCCGCCAGCTGGTGGCGGCGAAAGAGCTGCGAAAGAGGCAGATGGAGTGTCTGGTCCCGTTGATACGGGCCAGGCGAGCGTTTTGCGAAAGCCgagaagaaaatttaaaaaaCCCTAGTGGTAATGAGCTCAAACCGGATGGTTTGGAAATGGTGAGCCCGGTTGGTGCTGCTTACATAGACTCCCTTTTTAACCTCCAACCGGCCGATCGGGGCCGGTTGGGAGAGGAAGAGCTTGTGACGCTGGTGTCCGAGGTAATAAACGCTGGCACAGACACCAGCGCCACAACAGTTGAGTGGGCCCTACTCCACTTAGTAATGAATCAAGACATCCAAGAAAAACTTTACAAAGAAATAGTTGAAAAAGTTGGTGTACATGGGGTGGTTCAAGAGAGTGACGTGGAGAGCATGGTATACTTATCCGCGGTGGTTAAGGAGACTTTCCGGCGGCACCCGCCGAGCCACTTCGTGCTATCGCACGCGGCCACAAAGCCGACAGAGCTCGGCGGGTACACTATCCCACCGGACGTCAACGTGGAATTTTATACCGCTTGGTTGACGGAGGATCCGGAGGCGTGGGAGTCTCCGGATCTGTTTCAACCAGAGCGGTTTCTGGACGGCGGAGAAGGGGCGGATGTGGACGTAACTGGGATGCGGGGTGTGAAGATGCTGCCGTTTGGTACCGGACGGAGGATCTGTCCGGCGTGGAGTTTGGGTACGTTGCATGTTCACATGTTGTTGGCTAGAATGGTTCATGCATTCAAATGGGTTCCGGTTGCGGGTAACCCACCCGACCCGACTGAGACTTTTGCTTTTACGGTAGTGATGAAGAATCCTCTCAAAGCAACCATTTTGCCCCGGGACAAAAGTTGA